In the genome of Elusimicrobiaceae bacterium, one region contains:
- a CDS encoding M20 family metallo-hydrolase: MTKELYAKIDSYLDYAVDLQTRLTAIPAIDPANGGTGEYKKSLLVEEETKLLNPDELIHIDAPQAIAEGGVRPNMAVKFYGKDRSKTLWIMTHLDIVEPGDLSKWTSDPYTLRREGNRIYGRGVEDNQQGLVSSMLVARALREAGVVPPVNLGLLFNADEETGSGFGADYVVKMRPELFGKNDMVLIPDGGMPDGTMIEIAEKSIIWAKFTVTGRQIHAASPDGGINACRAANELAVELDRALHAEFTAQDPLFNPPVSTFEPTKKEANIESINIVPGRDVFYFDCRILPSYDLAAIKAVFKKACDGIAARRGVTVETTYAQELQAPKPTAADGSLVRLLQAAAKEIYRVDAKPMGIGGGTVAAYFRELGYQAAVYSKLDESAHQFNEYCLLDNLLGDAKVMLHCLLNSR, translated from the coding sequence ATGACAAAAGAACTCTACGCTAAAATTGACTCGTATCTTGACTACGCCGTAGATTTGCAGACCCGCCTGACGGCGATCCCCGCGATTGACCCCGCCAACGGCGGCACCGGCGAATACAAGAAATCCCTGCTGGTTGAAGAGGAAACGAAACTGCTAAACCCGGACGAGCTGATCCACATTGACGCGCCGCAGGCAATAGCCGAAGGCGGCGTGCGGCCGAACATGGCGGTGAAATTTTACGGCAAAGACCGCTCCAAAACGCTGTGGATAATGACACACCTGGATATTGTGGAACCGGGCGATCTGTCGAAGTGGACGTCCGACCCCTACACCCTGCGCCGCGAAGGCAACCGCATTTACGGCCGCGGCGTGGAAGACAACCAGCAGGGACTGGTGTCGTCCATGCTGGTGGCCAGGGCGTTGCGCGAGGCGGGCGTAGTGCCGCCGGTAAATTTAGGACTGCTGTTTAACGCGGACGAGGAAACCGGCTCCGGTTTCGGCGCGGATTATGTGGTTAAAATGCGGCCCGAACTGTTTGGCAAAAACGATATGGTGCTCATTCCGGACGGCGGCATGCCCGACGGCACCATGATAGAAATAGCCGAAAAATCCATCATCTGGGCGAAATTCACCGTGACGGGCAGGCAGATCCACGCGGCCAGCCCCGACGGCGGAATAAACGCCTGCCGCGCCGCCAACGAGCTTGCCGTGGAACTGGACCGCGCGCTGCACGCAGAATTCACCGCGCAGGATCCGCTTTTCAATCCACCCGTAAGTACTTTCGAGCCGACAAAAAAAGAAGCCAACATCGAAAGCATAAACATCGTGCCGGGCCGGGACGTGTTTTATTTCGACTGCCGAATCCTGCCGTCTTATGACCTCGCCGCAATCAAGGCCGTGTTTAAAAAAGCGTGCGACGGGATTGCCGCCAGACGCGGCGTGACGGTCGAAACAACTTACGCGCAGGAACTGCAGGCGCCCAAGCCCACCGCGGCGGACGGCAGCCTTGTGCGGCTGCTGCAGGCGGCGGCGAAAGAAATTTACCGGGTGGACGCAAAACCCATGGGCATCGGCGGCGGCACCGTGGCGGCCTATTTCCGCGAACTGGGCTATCAGGCGGCGGTGTATTCAAAGCTCGACGAATCCGCTCACCAGTTCAATGAATACTGCCTGCTCGACAATCTGCTCGGCGACGCAAAGGTAATGCTGCACTGCCTGTTAAACAGCCGCTGA
- a CDS encoding MazG family protein → MGKAGSEFEKLVEVMARLRAENGCPWDKKQTHESLLEYLREESGEVEQAVKNADWDNLREELGDVLLQVVFHAEIARQAGRFDITDVVAGITGKLVRRHPHVFGDEKLDTPEQVLVRWEEIKKKEKNSEKGSKKPRPER, encoded by the coding sequence ATGGGAAAAGCTGGTTCGGAGTTTGAGAAGCTGGTGGAGGTAATGGCCCGCCTGCGGGCCGAGAACGGCTGTCCGTGGGACAAAAAACAGACGCACGAAAGCCTGCTGGAGTATCTGCGCGAGGAATCGGGCGAAGTGGAGCAGGCCGTAAAAAACGCCGATTGGGATAATCTGCGCGAGGAGCTTGGCGACGTGCTTCTGCAGGTTGTGTTCCATGCCGAAATAGCGCGTCAGGCCGGCCGGTTTGACATAACGGATGTGGTTGCCGGCATAACGGGCAAGCTCGTGAGGCGGCATCCCCATGTGTTCGGCGATGAAAAACTCGACACGCCCGAACAGGTGCTTGTTCGCTGGGAAGAGATCAAGAAAAAGGAAAAAAACAGCGAAAAAGGCAGCAAAAAACCGCGCCCGGAGCGCTGA